CCTATCGCCGCCTTTAGCGAGCGCCGCTATGGCTCGAGGTTCGTCCAGTCCCAGTCGCGAGTTTTGGGAGAGGCGCCCGACGATGTACCTTTCTAAACTTATCCTCAACCTCCGCAGCAAGCAGGTCCGCAAAGACGTCATCAATCCCTACGACATGCATGCGACCCTATCCTGGGCTGTTGCGAACGCCGAAGAGGAGCGCGTCTTGTGGCGGCTCGAGGACGACCGCCGCACGCCCACGCTGTTGGTCCAAACCCTTACGCCCCCCGACTGGAATGCTTTGCTCATAAGGCACCCTGACTACGCACAGGTGGATAGTAAGAGCCCTAAACACGTCGAGCTAGAGCTTGAACTGGGCCAGCTCCTCCGCTTCCGCCTTCGCGCTAACCCCACCGTCACCAAAAACGGCAAACGCTACGGTCTCAGCAAGCTCGAGGAACAGCTCGAGTGGCTCACCCGCCAGGGAAAACGCCACGGCTTTGAAGTGCCCGGTGCAATAGTCAGTAGCAGCGATTGGCTAAGCTTCAAAAAGAGCGGGGTGCCCCACACCATCAGCTTACAAGCCGTCACCTATGACGGGCACCTACGCGTCCAAGACCCGGAGCGCCTACACGTCGCCATCGAACGCGGCCTCGGCCACGCCAAGGCGCTAGGCTTTGGTTTGCTCTCCATCGCCAAGGGGTAAGCCGTGCGCTACGAGACCCGCAACCTCCAAGAACTCCCCAAGTTCCGCGACGGCCTCAGCTACCTCTACCTCGAGCACGGCCGCATCGAACAGGAAGACCAGGCCATCGCCCACTACGGCGTGGGCGGCATGACCGCCGTCCCCGCCGCCGCGCTCGGCGTCCTCATGCTGGGCCCCGGCACCAGCCTCACCCACGCCGCCGTCAAGGCGCTCGCCAACAACGGCTGCAGCGTCTTTTGGGTCGGCGAGGAGATGGTGCGCTTTTACGCCAGCGGCACCGGCGAGACCCGCAGCACCCAGCACCTCCTCAAGCAAGTGGCGGCCTACAGCCACCCGCAGACGCGGCTCGAGGTCGTGAGGCGCCTCTACCGCCTCCGCTTCCCCGAACCTCTCCCCGAAGGGCTCACCCTCCAGCAGATTCGTGGGCACGAGGGGGTGCGCGTCCGCGACACCTACGCCCACTGGAGCCGCGAGACGGGCGTGCCCTGGCACGGCCGCAACTACTCGAGGGGAAACTGGACCGCCGCCGACCCCATCAACCGTGCCATCAGTGCGGGCGCCGCCTGCCTCTACGGCCTCTGCCACGCCGCCATCGTCAGCGCCGGCTACAACCCCGCGCTCGGCTTCATTCATACCGGCAAGCAACTCTCCTTCGTCTACGACGTCGCCGACATCTACAAGGCCGAAACCCTCATTCCGACCGCCTTCAAGGCTGTGGCGGAGTCGGACGAAGCCATCGAGCGCCGCGTGCGCACGGTCCTGCGCGCTGAGATACGCGAAGCCAAACTCCTCGAGCGCGTCGTAGACGACCTTCACACTCTTTTCAAAAGCCTCGACAGCCCCGACCCCTACGCTACGGACGCCGCCAAGCCCGGCGACCTGTGGGACCCAGAGGGAAGCGTGCCCGGAGGAATTGCCTATGGTAGTGATCATCCTGGAGAAGGTGCCGAAGAGCCTTAGGGGCGAGCTGACACGCTGGATGCTCGAAGTCGGCACCGGCGTGTTCGTAGGCAGCGTGAGCGCGATGGTGCGTGACCTCCTGTGGCAAAAATGCACTGAAAAGAGACGTGCAGGTCGTTGTTGCCAACTCTA
Above is a genomic segment from Deinococcota bacterium containing:
- the cas6e gene encoding type I-E CRISPR-associated protein Cas6/Cse3/CasE yields the protein MYLSKLILNLRSKQVRKDVINPYDMHATLSWAVANAEEERVLWRLEDDRRTPTLLVQTLTPPDWNALLIRHPDYAQVDSKSPKHVELELELGQLLRFRLRANPTVTKNGKRYGLSKLEEQLEWLTRQGKRHGFEVPGAIVSSSDWLSFKKSGVPHTISLQAVTYDGHLRVQDPERLHVAIERGLGHAKALGFGLLSIAKG
- the cas1e gene encoding type I-E CRISPR-associated endonuclease Cas1e — protein: MRYETRNLQELPKFRDGLSYLYLEHGRIEQEDQAIAHYGVGGMTAVPAAALGVLMLGPGTSLTHAAVKALANNGCSVFWVGEEMVRFYASGTGETRSTQHLLKQVAAYSHPQTRLEVVRRLYRLRFPEPLPEGLTLQQIRGHEGVRVRDTYAHWSRETGVPWHGRNYSRGNWTAADPINRAISAGAACLYGLCHAAIVSAGYNPALGFIHTGKQLSFVYDVADIYKAETLIPTAFKAVAESDEAIERRVRTVLRAEIREAKLLERVVDDLHTLFKSLDSPDPYATDAAKPGDLWDPEGSVPGGIAYGSDHPGEGAEEP
- the cas2e gene encoding type I-E CRISPR-associated endoribonuclease Cas2e, producing MVVIILEKVPKSLRGELTRWMLEVGTGVFVGSVSAMVRDLLWQKCTEKRRAGRCCQLYRTNNEQGFAIRTHGDTNRTAVDFDGLTLIAVKNAKWERMMVEPGRDAGADLDN